One window of the Trifolium pratense cultivar HEN17-A07 linkage group LG2, ARS_RC_1.1, whole genome shotgun sequence genome contains the following:
- the LOC123911426 gene encoding uncharacterized protein LOC123911426 encodes MGGQQRPRNQVMGFKVSHNPAGFDLMQNCDLPPPSKVFRGPDKTVILSMNRVCNISGKEEESDRKHYGTYRLENGNDEKDKVELLKALEASQTRAREAEKMAAILRKERDGLSIALLEEAMQLFACRQVVRLLELQVLNLQPLWLQQQPAMSMSGCYARSTEGAVGLPSEEGHDEETTCVTWVLALIFSLGIGVATALAWRY; translated from the coding sequence ATGGGTGGCCAACAAAGACCAAGGAATCAGGTTATGGGTTTCAAAGTTTCTCACAATCCTGCAGGGTTTGACCTTATGCAGAACTGTGATCTTCCTCCACCTTCCAAGGTTTTTCGGGGTCCAGATAAGACTGTCATATTGTCCATGAATAGGGTGTGTAACATTTCAGGCAAAGAAGAAGAGTCAGATAGAAAACACTATGGTACTTACCGGCTAGAAAATGGCAATGATGAAAAGGATAAAGTGGAGCTTCTTAAAGCGCTGGAAGCATCTCAAACACGGGCCAGAGAGGCTGAAAAGATGGCTGCAATTCTAAGAAAAGAAAGGGATGGTCTCTCTATTGCTTTGCTGGAAGAGGCCATGCAGTTGTTTGCTTGTCGCCAAGTGGTGAGATTGCTTGAGCTTCAAGTTTTAAACCTGCAACCACTTTGGCTGCAGCAACAACCAGCGATGTCGATGTCTGGTTGTTATGCCAGATCAACAGAGGGTGCTGTAGGATTACCCAGTGAAGAAGGCCACGATGAAGAAACGACTTGTGTCACATGGGTTCTGGCTTTGATTTTCTCGTTGGGAATTGGTGTTGCCACTGCCCTTGCTTGGAGATACTAA